One Solanum pennellii chromosome 9, SPENNV200 DNA segment encodes these proteins:
- the LOC107030058 gene encoding uncharacterized protein LOC107030058, whose protein sequence is MADFSNSNLVPNPSLPHKPQTSRAHHMKPRNMNPSTNLASASTPSPPTIEPTCFTEANKYKEWRAAMTYELDVFLRNDTWSLVPYDPSMNALTNSDWAGCIDDHKSTGGYAIYLGVALVSWSSKKQCTVSTSFTESEYKALAMQLLN, encoded by the exons ATGGCTGACTTCTCTAATTCCAATCTTGTTCCTAATCCGTCTCTACCACACAAGCCACAAACATCAAGAGCTCATCACATGAAGCCTCGCAATATGAATCCTTCCACTAATTTAGCTTCTGCCTCCACACCATCCCCTCCCACAATTGAGCCAACTTGTTTCACTGAAGCAAATAAATACAAAGAATGGAGAGCAGCCATGACGTACGAATTGGATGTTTTTCTCCGCAATGATACATGGTCCTTGGTCCCTTATGATCCATCAATGAAT GCTTTAACTAATTCAGATTGGGCAGGCTGCATAGATGATCACAAATCCACAGGTGGCTATGCAATCTATTTAGGTGTTGCTCTTGTCTCTTGGTCCTCGAAGAAACAATGCACTGTCTCTACGTCCTTCACTGAATCTGAGTACAAAGCTCTTGCGATGCAGCTTCTAAATTAG